The Prochlorococcus marinus str. MIT 1214 sequence AACTAAATCCCACAAATTGGCATTTAAACCTTTATCACTGGTGACACGAACAAAGCCTACAAGATCTTTAGAGGTCTTTTGAAGGAGAGTCAAATAAAAATCACTATTTTTCAAAGCTAATTCTAATTTTCTGGGTTGATGAGTATCTTGATTACATCTTGACAAAAGCCTATTTATTTTACGTACAGAAATGTCTTCACTCCGAAGAAGAACAAACCCTTCAGGAATCTGAGGACATTTATTTGCTGAATTTAATCCAAGCATGTCATCCTGTGTTTCTCATTCCTGCAGCAATACCATTGATGGTCAACAATGCACCACGCAATAATTCACTACGGCTATATGTACGTGAACTTTGAGTTGAGTCAATATTCATATCTTCACTAATTGGTGGTTGACGATTCTGATCTCTTAATCGTTTAAGAAGAGCAACTTGCAAAAATCCTAAAGGAACAATAGTCCTATTTCGTAGATTGACAGATAATTGCAAAGCAGGGTCTGCACTTAATAGTTTTGACTTGTCAGTGATTTCTAAAATTAATTTTTTAGTCAAGTTATATTCTCTTGAGATAATGTCGAAAATTCCCGCGAAAGCGTCCCGATTATCATTGCCACCTAAACTAACCATATAATGGTGAGCAACATCTAAATCAACTTTTGAAAGTGTCATCTCAACTTTAGAAATCAACATTCTAAAAAATGGCCATCTCTGATTTAACATTCGCAACATCTCCATTTGGTCGGGGTCTGCCTTTAATTCAGTAGCTAAAGCAGTACCAACCCCAAACCAACTGGGCAAGAGGAAACGACTTTGAGTCCAACCAAAGACCCATGGGATAGCACGAAGACTTGATAGGTCTTTTGCACCACTCTTTCTTCGAGCAGGACGACTAGAAATTTGTAACTTACTGATTTCTTCGATTGGAGTAACTACTTGAAAAAATTGAACCAAATCTGGATTGTCATGTACTAAAGCTCGGTAATGCGCCCTTGAACGAGCTGCAAGTCTGGTCATTAATTCATTCCAACTTGGCGTAGCATCCAATTTATTGGTAACTAAACTATTTTGGATAACAGCTGTGGTTACAGTTTCTAGATTATATAGAGCTAATTCTGGAAGACTATATTTTGAAGCAAGGACCTCTCCTTGCTCTGTTATCTTTATACGTCCCTGAAGTGTACCACTGGGTTGAGCCAAAATAGCTTGATAAGCTGGTCCACCGCCTCTCCCTACGGACCCTCCTCTACCATGGAAAATACGTAATGAAATTCCTTGTCTACTAGCCAAGTCTTGGAGTGCTATTTGGGCCTTATGAATTTCCCAATTACTTGAGAGAAAACCCGAATCCTTATTGCTATCAGAATATCCAAGCATTAGTTCCTGAAGAGGTTGTTTTTTCTCTCCTACTCTTGGAAGTAATTCGCGATAAACATCTGTCTGGAGTAATGACTCCATTACAGAAGGAGCATGTTGTAAGTCCTCAACCGTTTCAAATAATGGAACAACGAGAAAATCAGCAGCTCCTAAAGTTGGATCAATTAAACCTGACTCTTTGGCTAAAAGAAGAACTTCTAATAAGTCTGATGCTGTATGACTCATTGAAATTACATACGAGCGACATATCCGAGTACCAAATTCTTTCTGAAGCCTATGAAGCATATGAAAAACTGCGATAGTTTCTTGAGTACTTTTAGACCACTCAAAAGCAGGAGGAATCAGTGGTCTTCGAGTTTTTAATTCTTTCATCAACCATTTAACTCGACTTTCTTCGTTCATCACTCCATATGACTCTGGCAGATCTAGATAGCGAGTGAGCTCATCCAATGCATCACTATGCCGTGTGCTTTCTTGCCTAATGTCCAGACTAGCCAAAGAGAAACCAAAGATATGGACTTGATTTAACAAAGTATCTAGAGGTTCACATGTAAGATCTGTACTAACTAGACTATTTCTAATAAGTTCTAATTCATTCTTTAGTTCATCTACAGATCTATAGTGGAGAAATTCATCAAAACTATTATTAGTAGATATCAAAGATTTTCCTTCAGGCGAAGATTGCCACCCAGCATCTGCCAACTGCTTATTACGTAATTGAGTAAGCCGTAGTCTCTCTAATGTATAGCTAAGTTTTAATCGATAAGGTTCTAATCGATATCTAGCGGCCCTTTCCTCATAGACTTCAGGGAAACGAACTCTGTCCATTTCTAATGACTCTAGCAAAGGAGAACTTACTTGACTCCATTGCATAGATATGCTCAGTTGGTCTCTTAACTCTTGAACCGAGGCAATATACCTATCCAACATTAATTGTCTTTGATAACAAGCAGTTCTCCATGTAATTTCAGGAGTAACAGACGGATTCCCATCCCGATCTGAACCTACCCAAGAACCAAATGTACAAAAAGCTTCATTAGGAACCTCTACGTCTGGATAACTTGAAGCAAGTGCCGTGGTCAGTCTCCTTCTCAATTGAGGCATGGCATCAAACAAAACCTGCTGAAAATAATGAAGCGCATAGTCAACTTCATCCAAAACAGTCGGTTTAAATTGATGAAGCTCATCAGTTCTCCACCAAAGTCTTATCTCCTCCTCTAATTGCAATCTAAATATTTCCTTCTCCGCTTCAGAAATTACGCTATTAGATTGAAGTTGCTGCAAAAGAGTGGCCACCCTGCGTTGCTTGTGGCGCACAGTATGTCTAACGATTTCAGTTGGATGAGCTGTAAAAACAAGACGAATATCCATTTCCCTCATCAAAGCATCAAGCTGAGCTGGAGGGACATTCAAACGACGTAATCGCTCAAACAATTGAGTAAAAGTTGCTGGAGCTGTCTGACTCGCTAAAGCTGGAGCAAATGGGTCTATTTCATAGTTACTATTCTCTAACTTCCCTTTTTCTATACTGTCTAAATAACTATCTTCTTCTATACGTTGCTCAAGAATGTTGACCAACTGAAAGTAAAGAGAGAAAGCCCTAGCAGCAGATATCGCCTCAGCTAGATCCATTTCTGTAATCAATTGGACTATTGCCTGTGAGGAATGATCTTGATTTGACTTGATAGGGTCACTTAATTGTTTTAAAAGCAATAATCTCTGTGTTTGCTCAGGAGGACATTCACTTCTGAGAACTGTTTTCCATAGATCCTCAACCAGTTCAAGCCTTTGTTGCAATAAATATCCAGGATCTTGATCCTCAACACATACTGTCGAGGGATTAGAGATTTTTTCGTTAGAAGGATTTTTCAACATAAACTTATTATGAGGCAGTTCTACCGACTTAGTCACTTATGGGTTGAATTTATTTGAATGAAATTGTTCTCCTCTCGTTCCATTTCAGCAATACCATGCTGCAGTAAAGACTGAATTGATTCTCCCTTGCAATAAGAATTAAGCCATATCATTGATTGATTTCCATTTGTCAAAACAGATTCAATAGGTTTAAGTAACTTACACATATCAAGCTCCTTAGCCAAAGGAGTTACATCTAAAAGAATTTCCTTTATCCAATCCCGACAGTTGATTTGCTTCCCATTTTTCCAATGATATAAATTTGCATCAAGACTAGATTTAGCTGCAATCAAATCATTTTTATCAGCCAAAATAGCCAATTCTTCTTTTGTTTTAGAGCTTGCCTCAATTGGATCAAATTTTTTCATATTATTTTTGAGATTAATAATTCTTAGCTCAACTAACGCAGTAATAGCTAAAAGCAAATCAACGTCAGTAACTAAATCACAGATCCTGAGCTCTAATCGATTTAAAATATGGGGCCTCTCCGGACCATTTGGCCTTACTGATGTCCACAGATGTCTTTCATTTTGCATATTGCCATGACTTAGTTGCTCTTCCACCCATTCCACATAGTGTGAGTGATCTACAAAAATAGGGACATTGGAGGGTGTCTTAGGGAATTGTACCCATCTTTGAGAATGTGCACCCGTTGCATGTCCGTCTAAGAAAGGAGAACTCGCACTTAACGCAAGAAATAATGATGCCTCACATCGAACCAAGCGAAGGGCCGAAAAAAGTAAGGATAAATTTTCAATACCTAAATTGATGTGAATGCTTGCTGTTACAACGTTCGTCCCATAATTTTTTTCGATAAATGAGTGATAAGAATTTGCTGAATCTGACCTTTCAAAAATTTTTGTATTGCCAAGACTAAGTGTGCTTCCTGGCAGAATTGTAAGTTGTTGGGAATCAAGCCATTTCCTAAGTTTTTGTCTTGGTAGTAAGAGTGCATGTTTTAAAACAGCATATCTTTGATCTGGGACAGTTATGTATTCCAGATTTCTTTGATCCGGTTCTTTAACAAAATCTGATAGATCCTCAGTAATAGCAGATGCAACACCTACATTTTTACCAGCATATGTACCAGTAAAAAGTTCCACTTCAAACCCCTTTAACAGCATAAAGTTGGTCATAAATCCTGGGGTTCTAAGCAAGCTAAAGCAGTAAACATTCCTTTCGCTTTATTTAAAGTTTCTTGATATTCATTAGAAGAAATCGAATCTGCAACAACCCCTGCCCCCGCTTGTACTTGAACAGTAAAATCGTTTTTATTTGTCTTGCGAACAACCATTGTTCTTATAGTAATAGCTGTATTCAATGCTCCATTTAAATCCATAGATCCATAAACTCCTGAATAAGGACCTCTACGTTGTTTTTCTAATTGATTGATTAATTGCATTGCTCTTATCTTTGGGGCTCCACTAACTGTCCCAGCAGGGAAAGAAGCAATTAACAAGTCCCAAACATCCTTTCCTTTTTTTAAAATTCCCTCAACCTCACTGACTATGTGCATTACATGCGAATATTTTTCAATAACCATTAATTCTTTTACAAAAACACTCCCTGGGGAACAAACTCGCCCTAAATCATTTCGACCTAGATCTACTAACATGACATGCTCAGCTCTTTCTTTGGGATCTTTTAAAAGATCTGTCTCTAGCGCTACATCTTCCAAATCATTTTTACCTCTAGGACGTGTACCTGCAATTGGCCTCAAACTTGTTTGAATTCCCTTTTCTGTTTGTTGGGCCTTGACCATTACCTCTGGACTAGAACCAATAAGTTGCCAGTCTCCAAAGTCAAAAAATGCCATAAATGGAGAGGGATTTACCATCCTCAGGCTGCGATACAATTCAAAAGGTTTTCGCATTACAGTCGACTCCAATTTTTGACTTAGAACTAGCTGAAAAATATCACCTTGTTTAATAAATTCTTTGGCTACTTCAACACCATTTTCAAATTCACTTTTTGATATATTCATAGTCATATCAAGTGATCTATTCGCTTTCTCATTCCACTTTAAAGACTTTATAGGCTTTAAAGGAGAGTCCATTAAATCTTGAAGTTCATTGATTTGTTCACGCGCAATTTCATAAGCTTTATGAGAAGAAACTCCATCACTTAGATTTCCATATGCAACAGCTGTTATGAGACGTTTGACTTGATCAAAAATAAGAATTTTATCCATAAACATCCAAATACCATCAGGCAAGTCTTGATCAGATAATTCATAGGTAGGTACTGAGGGTTCAATCCATTGAATTAATTCGTATCCCCACATTCCAAAAAGTTGTCCAAGTTGTGGCAAACCAGACAAAGAAACAGATTTATAAGGCTCAAGCATTTGCCTCAGAATTTCAATTGGATTTCCATGAAACTTTTCTTGTTTTCCATTCCTCCAGCATCTTGTCAATTCATCACCCCTTACTATCACCTGCCACAGAGGATCTGATGCAACCACACTCCATCTACCTATAGTTTCCCCACCCTCTACTGATTCAAGCAATACACCAGGAGGACCAATATCACCAACTTTCAGCCAGGTTGTAAGAGGAGTTTCTAAATCTGCCGGCCAACTTTTTGCCAAGGGGATATAGGTGGCCCCCTTGGAGGCTGACAAAAGAAATTCTTCCTTATCTAAGCTAAGCATGACTGCATAATGGCAGCCCAATATATAGATTTAAAGGGGGCAAAAGTTTAAATTGAATAACTTATGCATCGTACGTTTTCTTACCGCTAAATTTCAAACTTGCAGGATTAGGATTTTCTCCAATGCGTCTATTGTTATAGCCTTCTTTTAAGCGGCCCTCATTAGGCTTCTCAGAGAAAACCCCATCTTTAGGGAAAAGTAATTCTCTATCTCCTCCAGGATAAATTCTATAAATTTTACTTGTTTCAATTCTTGGCTTAAATCCTCTCAGTTGAGTATTCAAAGCAAAACACTGTTCTTTCCTAGCAAAGTACATAAGATTATCACCCTCATGCATTACTGCAGCTCCTCCAGTTGGAAGTTCAAAAACCTCTGAAGTTTTGCTTGTCCATGTAATTGCATATTTTTCTTCGGTTTCAGCAGAGTTTAATAATCCTCCAGTGCTACCAATGTGCTTTGGAAGTGTTCCAGGTAATACTTCGGTCATGCTTTTAATTAAAACAACTTATTCTTTATATTTTTAAATTAGCA is a genomic window containing:
- a CDS encoding GNAT family N-acetyltransferase, with translation MLGLNSANKCPQIPEGFVLLRSEDISVRKINRLLSRCNQDTHQPRKLELALKNSDFYLTLLQKTSKDLVGFVRVTSDKGLNANLWDLVAEPGYQQEKYMSIVVFKAIEIIRRELPGCSISVAAPLISLNPLKANGFLLDPNGIKTMGFRL
- the ppc gene encoding phosphoenolpyruvate carboxylase, with translation MLKNPSNEKISNPSTVCVEDQDPGYLLQQRLELVEDLWKTVLRSECPPEQTQRLLLLKQLSDPIKSNQDHSSQAIVQLITEMDLAEAISAARAFSLYFQLVNILEQRIEEDSYLDSIEKGKLENSNYEIDPFAPALASQTAPATFTQLFERLRRLNVPPAQLDALMREMDIRLVFTAHPTEIVRHTVRHKQRRVATLLQQLQSNSVISEAEKEIFRLQLEEEIRLWWRTDELHQFKPTVLDEVDYALHYFQQVLFDAMPQLRRRLTTALASSYPDVEVPNEAFCTFGSWVGSDRDGNPSVTPEITWRTACYQRQLMLDRYIASVQELRDQLSISMQWSQVSSPLLESLEMDRVRFPEVYEERAARYRLEPYRLKLSYTLERLRLTQLRNKQLADAGWQSSPEGKSLISTNNSFDEFLHYRSVDELKNELELIRNSLVSTDLTCEPLDTLLNQVHIFGFSLASLDIRQESTRHSDALDELTRYLDLPESYGVMNEESRVKWLMKELKTRRPLIPPAFEWSKSTQETIAVFHMLHRLQKEFGTRICRSYVISMSHTASDLLEVLLLAKESGLIDPTLGAADFLVVPLFETVEDLQHAPSVMESLLQTDVYRELLPRVGEKKQPLQELMLGYSDSNKDSGFLSSNWEIHKAQIALQDLASRQGISLRIFHGRGGSVGRGGGPAYQAILAQPSGTLQGRIKITEQGEVLASKYSLPELALYNLETVTTAVIQNSLVTNKLDATPSWNELMTRLAARSRAHYRALVHDNPDLVQFFQVVTPIEEISKLQISSRPARRKSGAKDLSSLRAIPWVFGWTQSRFLLPSWFGVGTALATELKADPDQMEMLRMLNQRWPFFRMLISKVEMTLSKVDLDVAHHYMVSLGGNDNRDAFAGIFDIISREYNLTKKLILEITDKSKLLSADPALQLSVNLRNRTIVPLGFLQVALLKRLRDQNRQPPISEDMNIDSTQSSRTYSRSELLRGALLTINGIAAGMRNTG
- the gshA gene encoding glutamate--cysteine ligase, with translation MTNFMLLKGFEVELFTGTYAGKNVGVASAITEDLSDFVKEPDQRNLEYITVPDQRYAVLKHALLLPRQKLRKWLDSQQLTILPGSTLSLGNTKIFERSDSANSYHSFIEKNYGTNVVTASIHINLGIENLSLLFSALRLVRCEASLFLALSASSPFLDGHATGAHSQRWVQFPKTPSNVPIFVDHSHYVEWVEEQLSHGNMQNERHLWTSVRPNGPERPHILNRLELRICDLVTDVDLLLAITALVELRIINLKNNMKKFDPIEASSKTKEELAILADKNDLIAAKSSLDANLYHWKNGKQINCRDWIKEILLDVTPLAKELDMCKLLKPIESVLTNGNQSMIWLNSYCKGESIQSLLQHGIAEMEREENNFIQINSTHK
- a CDS encoding anthranilate synthase component I family protein, producing MLSLDKEEFLLSASKGATYIPLAKSWPADLETPLTTWLKVGDIGPPGVLLESVEGGETIGRWSVVASDPLWQVIVRGDELTRCWRNGKQEKFHGNPIEILRQMLEPYKSVSLSGLPQLGQLFGMWGYELIQWIEPSVPTYELSDQDLPDGIWMFMDKILIFDQVKRLITAVAYGNLSDGVSSHKAYEIAREQINELQDLMDSPLKPIKSLKWNEKANRSLDMTMNISKSEFENGVEVAKEFIKQGDIFQLVLSQKLESTVMRKPFELYRSLRMVNPSPFMAFFDFGDWQLIGSSPEVMVKAQQTEKGIQTSLRPIAGTRPRGKNDLEDVALETDLLKDPKERAEHVMLVDLGRNDLGRVCSPGSVFVKELMVIEKYSHVMHIVSEVEGILKKGKDVWDLLIASFPAGTVSGAPKIRAMQLINQLEKQRRGPYSGVYGSMDLNGALNTAITIRTMVVRKTNKNDFTVQVQAGAGVVADSISSNEYQETLNKAKGMFTALACLEPQDL
- the psaD gene encoding photosystem I reaction center subunit II produces the protein MTEVLPGTLPKHIGSTGGLLNSAETEEKYAITWTSKTSEVFELPTGGAAVMHEGDNLMYFARKEQCFALNTQLRGFKPRIETSKIYRIYPGGDRELLFPKDGVFSEKPNEGRLKEGYNNRRIGENPNPASLKFSGKKTYDA